A genomic region of Microlunatus sagamiharensis contains the following coding sequences:
- the resB gene encoding cytochrome c biogenesis protein ResB yields the protein MRTALVLLFALAVAAIPGSLIPQRHISPIRVDDFIAQHPTLGPLYDKVGLFSVYSSPWFSAVYLLLFVSLVGCIVPRVGVYFRALRAEPPRTPRNLRRLPAYATAEVSAAEAGDVLERAVTELRRQRYRVRVVEGPGGASVAAERGYLREAGNLVFHVSLLLLLLGVGVGALWGYRGSSVVVVGQGFSNSVTQYDDLTAGGWFKASSLEPFNVVVKDFQVAFETGPVQTGAARLFRADVAVTDKPGDPVRSEVLEVNHPLHVDGSTVHLIGHGYAPVVTVKDGKGDVAFSGPVVFLPQDGNFTSAGVVKVPDARPERLAFQGFFLPSAVVDAQGPRSVFPDAYDPQMFLNVWSGPPAVETGKPENVYSLDTAGLTQLRNEKGDIVRLRLSPGQGTDLPDGMGSITFDGWNRWVKLQVGDTPGAPVALAAVGFAVAGLCLSLFVRPRRVWVRVSGGTITAAGAGPDGGPEDATGTEGPEDDGPRVIEVGGLDRADARGGLTDDVDDLAATLAGAPEVKAREKSGARS from the coding sequence ATGCGCACGGCGCTGGTGCTGCTCTTCGCCCTCGCCGTGGCCGCGATCCCGGGTTCGCTGATCCCGCAGCGCCACATCTCGCCGATCCGGGTCGACGACTTCATCGCGCAGCACCCGACGCTCGGTCCGCTCTACGACAAGGTCGGGCTCTTCTCGGTCTACAGCTCGCCGTGGTTCTCCGCGGTCTACCTGCTGCTCTTCGTCTCCCTGGTCGGCTGCATCGTGCCCCGGGTCGGCGTCTACTTCCGCGCGCTGCGCGCCGAGCCGCCGCGCACCCCCAGGAACCTGCGTCGCCTCCCCGCGTACGCGACCGCCGAGGTGAGCGCCGCCGAGGCGGGCGACGTGCTCGAGCGGGCCGTCACCGAGCTGCGGCGGCAGCGCTACCGGGTCCGCGTCGTCGAGGGGCCGGGCGGCGCCTCGGTCGCCGCCGAGCGCGGCTACCTGCGCGAGGCGGGCAACCTCGTCTTCCACGTCAGCCTGCTGCTCCTGCTGCTCGGCGTCGGCGTAGGCGCGCTGTGGGGCTACCGCGGCAGCAGCGTCGTGGTCGTCGGCCAGGGCTTCTCCAACAGCGTCACGCAGTACGACGACCTGACCGCTGGCGGATGGTTCAAGGCGTCGAGCCTCGAGCCGTTCAACGTCGTGGTCAAGGACTTCCAGGTCGCCTTCGAGACCGGCCCGGTGCAGACCGGCGCCGCGCGGCTCTTCCGGGCCGACGTCGCGGTCACCGACAAGCCGGGCGACCCGGTGCGCTCGGAGGTGCTCGAGGTCAACCACCCGCTGCACGTCGACGGCTCCACGGTGCACCTGATCGGGCACGGCTACGCGCCCGTGGTCACGGTCAAGGACGGCAAGGGCGACGTGGCCTTCTCCGGCCCCGTCGTCTTCCTGCCCCAGGACGGCAACTTCACCTCGGCCGGCGTCGTCAAGGTGCCCGACGCCCGGCCGGAGCGCCTGGCCTTCCAGGGCTTCTTCCTGCCGAGCGCGGTGGTCGACGCGCAGGGCCCGCGCTCGGTCTTCCCCGACGCGTACGACCCGCAGATGTTCCTCAACGTCTGGTCCGGGCCGCCCGCCGTCGAGACGGGCAAGCCCGAGAACGTCTACTCCCTCGACACCGCCGGGCTGACCCAGCTGCGCAACGAGAAGGGCGACATCGTCCGGCTGCGCCTCTCCCCGGGCCAGGGCACCGACCTGCCGGACGGGATGGGGTCGATCACCTTCGACGGCTGGAACCGGTGGGTCAAGCTGCAGGTCGGCGACACCCCGGGCGCCCCGGTGGCGCTCGCCGCCGTCGGCTTCGCGGTGGCGGGGCTCTGCCTGTCGCTGTTCGTCCGGCCGCGTCGCGTCTGGGTGAGGGTCTCCGGCGGAACCATCACCGCCGCCGGAGCCGGGCCCGACGGCGGTCCCGAGGACGCGACCGGCACCGAGGGGCCCGAGGACGACGGACCTAGAGTGATCGAGGTCGGCGGTCTCGACCGGGCGGACGCCCGGGGTGGGCTGACCGACGACGTGGACGACCTGGCGGCGACGCTCGCCGGGGCGCCCGAGGTGAAAGCACGAGAGAAGAGCGGGGCCCGTTCATGA
- a CDS encoding rhodanese-like domain-containing protein, with amino-acid sequence MTALAAPPLARRRSIADVLEDARSRLDRLTPAQAVAARAAGAVVVDIRPAAQRAVQGGPDDVLVIERNVLEWRLDPQSDAALPIASYDLEVVVLCQEGFTSSLAAAALQDLGIHRATDVAGGWAAWRDELGA; translated from the coding sequence GTGACCGCGCTCGCCGCCCCTCCCCTGGCCCGGCGCCGCAGCATCGCCGACGTGCTGGAGGACGCCCGCTCCCGCCTCGACCGGCTGACCCCGGCGCAGGCCGTCGCAGCCCGTGCGGCCGGTGCGGTCGTCGTCGACATCCGTCCGGCCGCGCAGCGCGCCGTGCAGGGCGGGCCCGACGACGTCCTCGTGATCGAGCGGAACGTGCTCGAGTGGCGCCTCGACCCGCAGAGCGACGCGGCCCTGCCGATCGCGTCGTACGACCTCGAGGTCGTCGTGCTCTGCCAGGAGGGGTTCACCTCGAGCCTGGCCGCCGCCGCCCTGCAGGACCTGGGCATCCACCGCGCCACCGACGTGGCGGGCGGCTGGGCCGCCTGGCGCGACGAGCTGGGCGCCTAG
- a CDS encoding cytochrome c biogenesis CcdA family protein yields MTPLDVSTWAQQAVGGSMLLALPVALAAGLVSFFSPCVVPLLPGYLSYATGLGAAEVVEGTRRRGRMLAGTSLFVLGIAAVFVVTGAIVGSAGVLLLSHAEVISRVLGVVIIALGLMFAGVLPLGRREVRIHRLPAVGVAAAPLLGIVFALGWTPCIGPTLAVVYSLALNEGTAGRGALLAFVFALGLGVPFVVAGLVYTRMARAVGFLRRHQTALLRTGGILMVVVGLLLVTGLWTTLTAELRQSFATFTPAI; encoded by the coding sequence ATGACCCCGCTCGACGTCTCCACCTGGGCGCAGCAGGCCGTCGGCGGCTCGATGCTCCTGGCGCTGCCCGTGGCCCTGGCCGCCGGGCTCGTCTCGTTCTTCTCCCCGTGCGTGGTGCCGCTGCTGCCGGGCTACCTCTCGTACGCGACCGGGCTCGGCGCGGCCGAGGTCGTCGAGGGCACCCGCCGGCGCGGGCGGATGCTCGCGGGGACGTCGCTCTTCGTGCTCGGCATCGCCGCCGTCTTCGTCGTCACCGGGGCGATCGTCGGCAGCGCGGGCGTGCTGCTGCTGAGCCACGCCGAGGTGATCAGCCGCGTGCTCGGTGTGGTGATCATCGCGCTCGGGCTGATGTTCGCCGGCGTGCTGCCGCTGGGCCGCCGCGAGGTGCGCATCCACCGGCTGCCCGCCGTCGGGGTGGCCGCCGCGCCGCTGCTCGGGATCGTCTTCGCCCTGGGCTGGACCCCGTGCATCGGCCCGACGCTGGCCGTCGTCTACAGCCTCGCGCTGAACGAGGGCACCGCCGGCCGCGGTGCGCTGCTCGCCTTCGTCTTCGCCCTCGGCCTGGGTGTGCCCTTCGTGGTCGCCGGGCTGGTCTACACCCGCATGGCCCGCGCGGTCGGCTTCCTGCGCCGTCACCAGACCGCCCTGCTGCGGACCGGGGGCATCCTGATGGTGGTGGTCGGCCTGCTGCTCGTCACCGGCCTGTGGACCACCCTGACCGCCGAGCTGCGGCAGTCCTTCGCGACCTTCACCCCCGCCATCTGA
- a CDS encoding mycothione reductase gives MRHFDLCVIGSGSGNSVIDDAMDGWSVAMVEAGTFGGTCLNVGCIPTKMYVYPADLAASPQQAKELGVDLELVDVRWPDIRDRIFGRIDPISSGGRDWRAGRPNVTLYEQRGRFVGDHELLLEARDGHPETTITADRFVLANGSRAVVPPFPGIDAVPYETSDTVMRLDALPRSMVIVGGGYIAAEFAHVFSSYGVQVTIVGRSPQLLSREDAQVSERFTELLGRRVDVRTSTEVQRVDRRPSGDGVVVTARTKEGVESTIEADVLLVATGRTPNADTLDLDRTGVEVDDDGRVVVDSRQRTGVEGIFALGDVSSAHQLKHVANHEARVVKHNLLHPDAMVESDHRYVPHAVFSDPQVAAVGLTEAEAEEQGLDYAVAVQDYGSTAYGWAMGDEDHFVKLVGERGTGRLLGAHLIGPQASSLIQPLIQAMSFGLPAHAMARGQYWIHPAMAEVVENALLALPSSSED, from the coding sequence GTGCGACACTTCGACCTCTGCGTCATCGGCAGCGGCTCCGGCAACTCCGTGATCGACGACGCGATGGACGGCTGGTCGGTGGCCATGGTCGAGGCCGGGACCTTCGGCGGGACCTGCCTCAACGTCGGCTGCATCCCCACCAAGATGTACGTCTACCCGGCCGACCTCGCCGCCTCGCCGCAGCAGGCCAAGGAGCTCGGCGTCGACCTCGAGCTCGTCGACGTGCGCTGGCCCGACATCCGGGACCGGATCTTCGGTCGCATCGACCCGATCTCCTCCGGCGGGCGCGACTGGCGGGCCGGCCGGCCGAACGTGACCCTCTACGAGCAGCGCGGCCGCTTCGTCGGCGACCACGAGCTCCTGCTGGAGGCCCGCGACGGGCACCCGGAGACGACGATCACCGCCGACCGCTTCGTGCTGGCCAACGGCAGCCGCGCGGTCGTCCCGCCCTTCCCGGGGATCGACGCCGTGCCGTACGAGACGTCGGACACCGTCATGCGCCTCGACGCTCTCCCGCGCTCGATGGTGATCGTCGGGGGCGGCTACATCGCCGCGGAGTTCGCGCACGTCTTCTCCTCCTACGGCGTGCAGGTGACGATCGTCGGCCGCTCCCCGCAGCTGCTCTCCCGCGAGGACGCGCAGGTCTCCGAGCGCTTCACCGAGCTGCTGGGCCGCCGGGTCGACGTCCGCACGAGCACCGAGGTGCAGCGCGTCGACCGGCGTCCCTCGGGTGACGGCGTGGTCGTCACCGCCCGGACCAAGGAGGGCGTCGAGTCCACCATCGAGGCCGACGTGCTCCTCGTCGCGACCGGGCGGACGCCGAACGCCGACACGCTCGACCTGGACCGGACGGGCGTGGAGGTGGACGACGACGGCCGCGTGGTCGTCGACTCCCGGCAGCGGACCGGGGTCGAGGGCATCTTCGCGCTCGGCGACGTCTCCTCGGCGCACCAGCTCAAGCACGTGGCCAACCACGAGGCGCGCGTGGTGAAGCACAACCTCCTCCACCCCGACGCGATGGTCGAGTCCGACCACCGCTACGTCCCGCACGCGGTCTTCTCCGACCCGCAGGTCGCCGCCGTGGGCCTCACCGAGGCCGAGGCGGAGGAGCAGGGGCTCGACTACGCGGTGGCCGTGCAGGACTACGGCTCCACCGCGTACGGGTGGGCCATGGGCGACGAGGACCACTTCGTGAAGCTGGTCGGCGAGCGGGGGACCGGGCGCCTGCTCGGCGCGCACCTGATCGGCCCGCAGGCGTCGTCGCTGATCCAGCCCCTGATCCAGGCCATGAGCTTCGGCCTCCCGGCCCACGCGATGGCCCGCGGACAGTACTGGATCCATCCGGCCATGGCCGAGGTGGTGGAGAACGCGCTGCTCGCTCTCCCGTCGTCCTCGGAGGACTAG
- a CDS encoding cysteine dioxygenase produces the protein MPARHLADLAATATRLGEATHLWEPLVDYDPVSRFYARLALTPEHEAWLLTWVPGQGTDWHDHGGSAGAFVVVRGALTEEHARLQPDGSAVVAQTRSLGTGALRPFGTRHIHKVTNTGLEPAVSIHVYAPALTRMNGYVREGDRLDLVESRLAGVAW, from the coding sequence ATGCCTGCACGCCATCTCGCCGACCTCGCCGCCACCGCGACCCGCCTGGGCGAGGCCACCCACCTCTGGGAGCCGCTGGTCGACTACGACCCCGTCTCCCGCTTCTACGCCCGGCTCGCCCTCACCCCCGAGCACGAGGCCTGGCTGCTGACCTGGGTGCCCGGCCAGGGCACCGACTGGCACGACCACGGCGGCAGCGCGGGCGCGTTCGTCGTCGTCCGCGGAGCCCTCACCGAGGAGCACGCCCGGCTGCAGCCGGACGGTTCGGCGGTCGTGGCGCAGACCCGCTCGCTGGGCACCGGCGCGCTGCGCCCCTTCGGCACCCGCCACATCCACAAGGTCACCAACACCGGCCTGGAGCCGGCGGTGAGCATCCACGTGTACGCGCCGGCGCTCACCCGGATGAACGGCTACGTCCGCGAGGGCGACCGCCTCGACCTGGTCGAGTCGCGCCTGGCGGGGGTGGCCTGGTGA
- a CDS encoding putative leader peptide, which yields MRTLHQRRHVDLRRTASSVCRMTTRL from the coding sequence ATGAGGACGCTGCACCAGCGCCGACACGTCGACCTGCGCCGCACGGCGAGCTCGGTGTGTCGAATGACCACGCGCCTCTAG
- a CDS encoding TlpA family protein disulfide reductase, which translates to MPRTRLSRTFAAAALSATVLLAGCSATGADEPVRGADQQGYVGGGGALTRIDPDKRTEVPTLSGPELGKDGATVSTASYAGKVLVLNVWGSWCAPCRAEAKDLQAASEATKADAQFVGLNVRDPAPAAPEAFLRAQGITYPSIFDPSGQTLLQLSGQVPPQAIPTTLVLDRQGRVAIRALGQVSEATLTEMVAQVAAGR; encoded by the coding sequence GTGCCTAGGACCCGCCTCTCCCGGACCTTCGCCGCCGCGGCGCTGTCCGCGACGGTGCTGCTCGCCGGCTGCTCGGCGACCGGGGCCGACGAGCCCGTCCGGGGCGCCGACCAGCAGGGCTACGTCGGCGGGGGCGGCGCGCTCACCCGCATCGACCCCGACAAACGCACCGAGGTGCCGACGCTGAGCGGGCCGGAGCTGGGCAAGGACGGGGCGACGGTCTCGACCGCGAGCTACGCCGGGAAGGTGCTCGTGCTCAACGTCTGGGGCTCCTGGTGCGCTCCGTGCCGCGCGGAGGCCAAGGACCTCCAGGCGGCCAGCGAGGCGACCAAGGCGGACGCGCAGTTCGTCGGCCTGAACGTCCGCGACCCCGCACCGGCGGCCCCGGAGGCCTTCCTGCGCGCGCAGGGCATCACCTACCCGAGCATCTTCGACCCCTCGGGCCAGACGCTCCTCCAGCTCAGCGGGCAGGTCCCGCCGCAGGCCATCCCGACGACCCTGGTGCTCGACCGGCAGGGGCGGGTGGCGATCCGCGCCCTCGGCCAGGTGTCGGAGGCGACGCTGACCGAGATGGTCGCGCAGGTCGCGGCCGGTCGATGA
- a CDS encoding DUF1905 domain-containing protein, whose protein sequence is MPGFDAEVRASGRGSHAVVVPKPVVAELGTRRVRVRLGDESFETTLGAYGGRTYLGLRKTLLTALGVGAGDTVHVELEPGAPVEEPEPDTAPTTCSELESALTKDERFAEAWRALPEGHQEEYGRWISVGEDAETREVRIERLRRRLLPS, encoded by the coding sequence GTGCCCGGGTTCGACGCGGAGGTCCGCGCCTCCGGGCGCGGCAGCCACGCCGTCGTCGTCCCCAAGCCTGTCGTCGCCGAGCTCGGCACCCGTCGCGTACGGGTCCGGCTCGGCGACGAGTCGTTCGAGACCACGCTCGGCGCGTACGGCGGCCGCACCTACCTCGGCCTGCGCAAGACTCTCCTGACCGCCCTCGGCGTCGGGGCGGGCGACACCGTGCACGTCGAGCTCGAGCCGGGTGCCCCGGTCGAGGAGCCCGAGCCCGACACCGCGCCCACCACCTGCTCCGAGCTCGAGTCAGCGCTGACCAAGGACGAGAGGTTCGCCGAAGCGTGGCGCGCCCTCCCCGAGGGCCATCAGGAGGAGTACGGACGCTGGATCAGCGTCGGCGAGGACGCTGAGACCCGCGAGGTCCGGATCGAGCGCCTCCGTCGCCGCCTACTCCCCTCTTAG
- the ccsB gene encoding c-type cytochrome biogenesis protein CcsB, giving the protein MNYAYYSSVALVSSVVVYLLAFFAHTAEWASARRVGASEAVEERELVTAGAGGSSGASETVVSREALTREIEGELADRRVEQFGRIGVMLTVFGFCLSVIGVVGRGLAAGRGPWGNMYEFTITAMVAVVAAYLIMVWKADLRWLGLPVTLLATVGNGLAVTVFFVAVAPLVPALHSVWFLIHISAAVISGAAFNVGGLLSILYILKKRAEDRGTVGGYLARIPGSRRIDLLTYRFHAFAFPLWTFTVAAGAIWAEYAWGRYWGWDPKETWALVTWVIYACYLHARSTAGWRGNKAAVIAIIGMASFWFNFIGVNLLVSGLHSYAGV; this is encoded by the coding sequence ATGAACTACGCCTACTACTCCAGCGTGGCGCTGGTGAGCTCGGTCGTGGTGTACCTGCTCGCCTTCTTCGCGCACACCGCCGAGTGGGCCTCGGCCCGCCGCGTGGGCGCGAGCGAGGCGGTGGAGGAGCGCGAGCTCGTCACCGCCGGCGCCGGTGGCTCGTCCGGCGCGTCGGAGACCGTCGTCAGCCGCGAGGCGCTGACCCGGGAGATCGAGGGCGAGCTGGCCGACCGGCGCGTCGAGCAGTTCGGGCGGATCGGCGTCATGCTGACCGTCTTCGGCTTCTGCCTCAGCGTCATCGGCGTCGTCGGCCGCGGCCTGGCCGCTGGCCGCGGCCCCTGGGGCAACATGTACGAGTTCACGATCACCGCCATGGTGGCCGTCGTGGCCGCGTACCTGATCATGGTCTGGAAGGCCGACCTGCGCTGGCTCGGCCTCCCGGTCACGCTGCTGGCGACCGTCGGCAACGGGCTCGCCGTCACCGTCTTCTTCGTCGCCGTCGCGCCCCTGGTGCCCGCGCTGCACTCGGTCTGGTTCCTCATCCACATCAGCGCCGCGGTGATCAGCGGTGCCGCCTTCAACGTCGGCGGGCTGCTGTCGATCCTCTACATCCTCAAGAAGCGCGCCGAGGACCGTGGCACGGTCGGCGGCTACCTCGCCCGGATCCCGGGCTCGCGCCGCATCGACCTGCTCACCTACCGCTTCCACGCGTTCGCCTTCCCGCTGTGGACGTTCACGGTGGCGGCCGGGGCGATCTGGGCCGAGTACGCCTGGGGTCGCTACTGGGGCTGGGACCCCAAGGAGACCTGGGCGCTCGTGACCTGGGTCATCTACGCGTGCTACCTGCACGCCCGCTCGACCGCCGGCTGGCGCGGCAACAAGGCCGCGGTCATCGCGATCATCGGGATGGCGTCCTTCTGGTTCAACTTCATCGGCGTCAACCTGCTGGTCTCGGGCCTGCACTCCTACGCCGGCGTCTGA